In Quercus lobata isolate SW786 chromosome 12, ValleyOak3.0 Primary Assembly, whole genome shotgun sequence, a genomic segment contains:
- the LOC115970243 gene encoding probable aspartyl protease At4g16563 yields the protein MASMLLCFILCFSSLSVSLSEVVVLPLTHSLPKFNSTQLLFKSLSIHSSIRFQQHQRKKQNQSQQISIPLSEVGGYFLSITTGSNPSKSISLVMDTGSHIVWYPCSPYKCFRCKTPPTLLKPPKNASVSCSSPACPAAHRSRSRDPSDICAVAGCPIKLIDNSDCDSYSCPPFYLAYGDGSIIARLYKDSASVPTSSVPSLIPNFTFGCAHKSINEEVGVAGFGPGLLSLPSQLATVYPQVSKGFSYCLGDSSFNNSEIPSSSALFLGLKDESGNSSTEFAYTPILDNPSHPYYYMVGLEGISVGKKYIAAPEVVKRVDQNGDGGTMVDSGSTMTTLPKSLRDSVVAELDRFNNERAKVVEDKSGFERCYYFDGDMMNMNLPAVVLHFVGNGNGSSSSVTIPRGNYLVEIYAEKKDPNQRHSLCLTFKSGGDKIGGLGAVFGYFMQLGFEVVYDLANKRIGFGKQPCKALLDKVK from the coding sequence ATGGCTTCCATGTTGCTCTGTTTCATACTCTGTTTCTCAAGCCTCTCTGTTTCTTTATCAGAGGTTGTGGTTTTACCTCTAACTCACTCCCTCCCCAAATTCAACAGTACCCAACTTCTCTTCAAATCGCTCTCCATTCACTCCTCCATTCGCTTCCAGCAACACCAgcgaaaaaaacaaaaccaaagccAACAAATCTCTATCCCACTCTCAGAAGTCGGTGGCTACTTCCTCTCCATCACAACCGGCTCAAACCCTTCAAAATCCATTTCTCTCGTCATGGACACTGGCTCTCATATCGTCTGGTACCCTTGCTCCCCTTACAAATGCTTTCGCTGCAAAACCCCACCCACACTTCTAAAACCTCCCAAAAATGCCTCGGTTTCATGCAGCTCCCCAGCTTGCCCCGCCGCACACCGTTCGAGATCTCGGGACCCCAGTGATATCTGCGCCGTTGCTGGTTGCCCTATAAAGCTTATCGACAACTCTGATTGCGACTCTTATTCTTGCCCACCTTTCTACCTTGCCTACGGTGATGGAAGCATAATAGCTCGCCTGTACAAAGATAGTGCATCCGTACCCACCTCCTCAGTTCCTTCTCTCATTCCAAATTTCACTTTTGGGTGTGCCCACAAATCTATCAATGAGGAAGTTGGGGTCGCTGGGTTCGGTCCTGGTTTGCTTTCTTTGCCATCACAACTCGCTACTGTCTATCCTCAAGTCAGTAAAGGGTTCTCTTATTGCTTGGGCGATTCCTCGTTTAATAACTCCGAAATTCCTAGTTCGAGTgcactctttctcggcctcaAAGACGAGTCGGGTAACTCCTCAACTGAGTTTGCGTACACGCCCATTCTCGACAACCCGAGTCACCCTTACTATTACATGGTTGGACTGGAGGGAATCTCTGTGGGAAAGAAGTACATCGCGGCACCGGAGGTTGTGAAACGGGTTGACCAGAATGGGGATGGCGGGACAATGGTGGACTCGGGATCAACGATGACGACGTTGCCGAAGAGTCTACGTGACTCGGTGGTGGCCGAGTTGGATCGGTTTAATAACGAGCGAGCGAAAGTGGTCGAGGACAAGTCGGGATTCGAGAGGTGTTATTATTTCGATGGCGATATGATGAATATGAATCTTCCTGCCGTGGTTTTACACTTCGTTGGGAATGGTAATGGATCCAGTTCCAGTGTTACGATACCTAGGGGTAattatttggttgaaatttaCGCAGAAAAAAAGGATCCTAACCAGAGGCACAGTCTGTGCTTGACATTCAAAAGCGGTGGGGATAAGATTGGTGGGCTCGGGGctgtttttgggtattttatgCAACTAGGGTTTGAGGTTGTTTATGATTTGGCTAATAAGAGAATTGGATTTGGGAAGCAACCGTGCAAAGCACTTTTggataaagtaaaataa